The nucleotide sequence TGGCGGATCTTTCAATCAGGAAGGATCTAACCGTGGGAATAAGTATAGTGCGGCATACGAGAGGGAATGGAACAATGAggattatcaaaatcagaaTCATACCATCAATAGCAATTCCTTCACGGATGTAAACAACTCATCCACCGAGAATACCTTTGCAGAAGATGACTACAACCCAAATAATGTTAGTGCACAGAAAGAATTGACTCAAACACAACCTACGAACTATAGCCTGATATCGAGGCGTGACAGGAGAGACGATGCAACATCTGTACATTCTAGTCATGACTCACAGGGTCGTAGTAGTAATTCTACACAACGTTATACAAATGCATCTCCACGACGTAGGAGTACCAGTGGTGGGGAGACCAATGCAAAACAAGCACAACctgcatcaacaaaagcacTGAATGATCAGAAATCTCCAGATACTCCTTACCTACGGTTTATAGCAAGGAAGCTAGAAGCCAGTAAACACCTCCCCCTGTATCTACAAGAAGCAGCAAAAGCTCAATTGGCTTTCATTCTCACAGAAGCTGCTAGAAAACAACTTACGGACCGTAATGACTGGTCCAAGCAGAAGATTCCGTTGTTGGATGGAGGAGGggaattgttgttgcaatgGGAGAAGGAGAATGGTGTCATTGGGGGTCCGAATACATTGAATGAAACAAGCTCGTCTCTATCTCACCAGGTTACTGAAAATCATAATGACTCTCAGACTGCAAACTTTCCCACAAACAATGCGCTTTCGCGACAAGAGTCTGCTAAACATGAGAGATTCGGAAACAGAAGACGTGAAAGTGATGAGGAGATAATGGTCTTAGATGCGGCATTTCCGACCCCAGTCGGGGAGGATTCAAGAAGGTATTTGAACTCAACACAAGGGGATATTACAGCACCACGAGGGGGTATTACAACACCACAAACGATTTCACATCCAGCCATTAATAGTAAACGAGTGGCCAATGAGGACTATGCGTCCAATGAAAGAAAACGACAAAGAGCAGAAAGATTCGAGGTTACAAACTTTTCTAGCACACCGCGACCAATACCCAAGAATGAACAAAATGGGGGGCCCGTTGTGGGCCTTAATActaatttggaaaaatctTACTTGAGGTTGACTTCAGAACCAGACCCGTATAAAGTGAGGCCCCAATACATTTTGGAGAAAAGCGTAGAATATGTCCTTAGAAAGTACAATTCAATGCGTGGAAAGGAGGCACTCAATTATCTTAATGATCAGTTTAAGTCCATACGACAAGATCTAACTGTTCAACACATTAAAAACGATTTCGCAATTGCAGTTTATGAGCAGAATGCTCGACTATCTTTGAAGCACGATGATTTAGGCGAGTTCAATCAATGTCTAGGACAATTGAAGTTTCTTTATAATTACAAAAGACAATCATCCCCAGAATGGCTGAAGCGCTTCATTTCGCTGGAGGTTGAGATGATTTGCTACAAGATAGTATACATGATGAtcacaaacaacaatagcGAAATCTGCAAGATAAAGCTCAGCTTGCTCGAGGATTATGGGGGATTCCAAAGGAATGATGCAAATGTTGTGTATTTCAGGTTCATCAGCTCTTTGTTCAAGCTTAACACCTACAAAATGTTCAACAActgtttcaaattttatGAAGAGATAAGTAAATACGAAGGATTGGAGGATGTGCGATTGGCGTTGAAAGTTATTTCAAGTTTCTTGGACTACAAGGTGAGGTTGTCGGGACTTTATATTATCTGTGGGGCAAATAGAACCGGAATGAAGATGGAATCTTTGCAAAGCATGTTGAGATTTCAAGATAGAAAAGAATGCGAGGTTTTTTTGCAGCAGCTACACTTGGACACGTTTGTTGCTAAAGGCGACTTTCAAGCTTTCAAGGCTAAAGGTGCAGTAAAAACATTATACAAAAAATCAGCAAAAATAGATATCAAGGGCCAAATTTAGGAAGGCGAGAAAAAGATGAAGGCGCTGTGATGTATCGTCTTGTATATTTACTCTAATCTAACGTTGGACCTAGTGCCATTAAGGCAAAGTTATGCTTGTTTTTCTCATCCGCATTGTCGATGTAGAATTGAATCTTctcaatcaacttttgttCCTTGATAATGCTGTCCTTGCCAGTAGCACCAACTTCACCCAAGTCAATTGGTCCTTTTCTCCTTCCGTCCAATTCATACAAGTGATTATCCTTACCTTTAATGAAGCTAATAAAATGAAGATCAACCGCTTCACCTAATGGAGGTGCCTCCGTTTGTCCTTTGGAGCCAAACTGCTCATCAAGTTTAATGCTCTtttccaactcttcaacaattaaGCTGATTTCTTCCACAGATAGGTTTCTGCCCTGAATCTTGGTAACCAAATCGTTTATTTGCAGATGGCTTAATGTCAAATCGGTCAGAATATTCGCCAACAAGTGTAATAATGCGTACAATCCGCAACCATTTCCAATCGTTTGCTTGAACCAATGTATGTTCGGGTTCTCGTTTTCGTATGTACCAGCTTCCGCATCTTTCTCCTTCCTATAGGCTTCATAGTTTGGAGTCAAGGGAAACAATAGTATAATTCCAAATATTGGCTGGGGTAAAAATGACAAGAGCTCAGGGTCTGTTAAGGAGTAGACATCATGGAATTGTAATATTGGCGAGAGGCCCAACTTGTAAGAAAGCTCTGTAAAAATAGAAGGATTTGATTCCAATGGAATCACCAGTTTCGAATCTGCCATGTTATTGTAAAGGAAGAACAATAGTTGAGTGTGTggaattttgatttttctaTTTGCCGCATCAGTTTGCCtttaataattttgtttgcaACACTTCAGCCAAGGAAGGGACAGGATGGTTCAGCTCAAGAAATCATCCCGCACATCTGGCAGAAAAGATAGTACTTACcacttgaaaatttttcagaGTGGGTGTTCATGACTGGCAGGAAACGTTTATTATAACTATATCTCAAAAGTCAAGGGACtagtttgtttttgcatcaatATTCTGACAAACGTAACAAAAAAAACCTCCACGTCGTTATGCTAgaaaatttgcaaaactCTTGAGGCTAGACTAAGTAACATCAAAAGTCTTACAAACCAACCTAAGCCAAAATTGGTTATAAAGAGTTTAAAGCGATTCAAAGGTAGTACCTTCTCAAAATAAAAGTTAACATAAAAATTCAGGTTCTTAATTTTTTCAGAAATGGTTCTGTGGTCTAGTTGGTTATGGCATATGCTTAACACGCATAACGTCCCCAGTTCGATCCTGGGCAGAAtcattgtttttttgtatttttttggttTACTTTTCCAGATCAATGTGTTGTATCAATACCTCCTTTTGTGAACTAACTATACTCGTACAACATCGTCGCAACTAGGAAACTGTCCCGAGCTCTAAGCGAGCTTCAAAATCCCTATTGATACAAGAATAGCTTTGTCAATTCTATGAACATTTACATCTCTAAACACTCTGTATTTGATCGAATTCCTTTCGCAAGTTTTTAAATAATTTCTTACTTTTACCAATCTTGTGGCGGTGGAACAACCTCTTGTACACCCTAACAAATCGAGGAAACCAAAGCCTTTCCCCAATAACCATAAGCACAAAGTTCAAAACGGCCAAGATGAGAATATAATAGTAAAAATAGCCACCAAGATTCGTCAACTGCATTAGTTCACCAAAGCCCGAGTCCACATTAACGAAAAAAAGCGCAGTTGATAAAGCTATCGCAGCAACcaagttcaacaaaaatggaacattcttttgaatAGGCGCACGGTATGGAGGGCCTTGATTTAAGATCACCGCAATCAAGATGTACtgaaagtttgaaaacaaaaataaaacagtATTATCAGAAGATTCAACTTCGTCGTCACTTCCGGGAATTGGCTTGACATACCACGGTTCCTTTTTGACCCACAGCCAAATAAGGATTTGGAATAccaaaagaaggaaaataTTGCAAACTAATGGGATGAGTATTTTAGGCGATACTAAATTTGCAGTAGGCCTTTTTAATGCCAATTTGGGATAAGGCTTCGACCAGGACATGAAAATTGCCAAAGGTAAAATCAAGAATAAGTCAATgtacaaaaattgaaaatcacCTAAATTTGTCCCTGTTTTGTAAAGAATAGTAACTGTAATGAACTGTATCGCCGAATATAGTGACATATATTCAAAACACGAAAAGCTGGTAACCAAGCTTGATCTTCCTTCTTTAATGATATCAAGAACAcatgaaatttcaaataccCTCGATGTGAAGGGGGCGGCAACAGATGCTTCAGCTTCAGAAAGAGAAATACCCACATCTGCAGCTTTCAAAGCCCCACAGTCATTGGCACCATCACCACAAAAACCAACGGTGTAATCGATTTTTTGAAGTTGCTCGACTAATTCATGTTTTTCATCTGGTGACATTCTAGCAAATATGTCacacttcatcaacacattttgattcaaattaaTGTCCTTTAGTTCTGTTAATAAAATCCTGAAAATGTCACCCGTAATGGCTAATCTGTAATTGGAATCTTGTCTGATATCTACTGGCTTGAGTGTTTCAGGGTCTAATCTATTTTCGGGATCGTTGACATCCTGCCATGCAATGTATTGCTGATCATCCTTCGTTTCAATAAATGGTATGTAAATGACACATTTGCTGTCGGTAACAAGTTTCGATTCCTTTGCGACACTGATAGCGGTCAATATGTTATCCCCCGTACACATGATAGTACGAATTCTTGCctcattcaacttttccaaagttgGTGATGTAGAGGGCTTAAGTTTGTTTTCGAAGACGATAAATCCTGTGAAAATCAAGTCAGATTCAGCATCAGATCTATCAATACtagatttttcaatatttttgtAACCACAAGCTATGACCCTGAAACCCAAGTGTGTATAATGATGTAGCAATTCTTCATAGTTAGACGGCACGGACTCTGGTATGCATATATCTATCATCACTTCCGGAGCACCTTTTGTAAACACATATTTCTCTACGCTTGACTTGCAAATCACTGACATTCGTCTCAATGGTGccaaaaattcaaactcTCTTTCAATATTGAGGCTGTGTGCTCCTTTGGAAACAATTGGCGCACCCGAACTCTGGTCTTCCTCGTAATCCCACTTTGTAAATCCAAACATCTTCACGTCCAACGGATCCCCCATTAGTTCGCCATCTATATGTCTTAATGAGTGACAAGCAGCCATACACTGCAATAAGAAATCGCCATTGTTTGTTTCATGATTACCACCACGGTTTTGGTTTAGAAGCAGTGCATCGGTGACCAAGTCCTCGAAAATAAtctcttttcttccttttgcATTATTGGCTAGATGGACACCCAAAACGTCTAATCCTTCTTCCGTCAAAGTACCCGTCTTATCAAAGCAAATGACATCTAGCTTTCCACCAATATTCACACGTGTGGGTGCAATGCAATATATATCCAACTTTTTGAGTCTAGCGATGGCAAACGTAGTTCCTATGGTCAATGTTGCCGGAAGCGCTGGTGGCACCACTATTGTGATTATATCCAATGCCCtcaaaatcattaatcTTTTGCTTAGGCCAAGTTTAATAAAATTGTAGGTGGAGTATGTGAAACCCAAGGCAGCGATTACTGTCATGAATCCAATATACTTGAAAGAATCTCTGTAAAACTTGAATCCTGTGGGTTTAGGAAACATCATGGATCGAACTAATGATCCCTTAGTAGTATTAAACCCTGTTTTCAA is from Candida orthopsilosis Co 90-125, chromosome 1 draft sequence and encodes:
- a CDS encoding ubiquitin C-terminal hydrolase — translated: MADSKSVIPLESNPSIFTELSYKLGLSPILQFHDVYSLTDPELLSFLPQPIFGIILLFPLTPNYEAYRKEKDAEAGTYENENPNIHWFKQTIGNGCGLYALLHLLANISTDLTLSHSQINDLVTKIQGRNLSVEEISLIVEELEKSIKLDEQFGSKGQTEAPPLGEAVDLHFISFIKGKDNHLYELDGRRKGPIDLGEVGATGKDSIIKEQKLIEKIQFYIDNADEKNKHNFALMALGPTLD
- a CDS encoding Ypk9 protein (S. cerevisiae homolog YPK9 localizes to fungal-type vacuole membrane), with amino-acid sequence MTRNQRPIPRSRRSSSYDRRLPRSRTNSITSMDSSASHILDDNNYEMFSGAASEVIPSSITSLHYPHSFGNRRVSIVSRETSPLLSADENNIDLRSVTSSTSRRSDETQSQFRFFSPDEIEMAQGGSTLENPEDPVDYNTNWDYSIDKFAGDEEASQAEAVFDDDYSGRMQSPEAPDYGSMNFERRNRRDSDASSDKSDLIDEDGGETNQIDEDFYQQYPAKLHSQRYYLAEEDIVVGIAGYRNCWWKRYLYYLLCISTLGVSFLILRWFPRYRVNFMGSRCPLGLADWCVIENEFGELQIIDIKKQRFNERLSNFLTIHEDKGQIDPVVPYVNSFIYRYIKFYYDPMEDIFRTNSNWYDTRWLNIKTLKEGISQSLQEQRLEIFDFNKIEIDEKSTMQLLADEVLHPFYVFQIFSIFLWLADNYYYYASCIFIISMVSIINSLMETKSTMKRLQQISKFECEVRVWRNGFWKQIDSADLVPGDIFEIDPSLSVIPCDSLLVNGECVLNESMLTGESVPVTKAQATKDIVKLLPQNFIDPNLSRSYLFNGTKLLKMKSANDEPVIAMALKTGFNTTKGSLVRSMMFPKPTGFKFYRDSFKYIGFMTVIAALGFTYSTYNFIKLGLSKRLMILRALDIITIVVPPALPATLTIGTTFAIARLKKLDIYCIAPTRVNIGGKLDVICFDKTGTLTEEGLDVLGVHLANNAKGRKEIIFEDLVTDASLLNQNRGGNHETNNGDFLLQCMAACHSLRHIDGELMGDPLDVKMFGFTKWDYEEDQSSGAPIVSKGAHSLNIEREFEFLAPLRRMSVICKSSVEKYVFTKGAPEVMIDICIPESVPSNYEELLHHYTHLGFRVIACGYKNIEKSSIDRSDAESDLIFTGFIVFENKLKPSTSPTLEKLNEARIRTIMCTGDNILTAISVAKESKLVTDSKCVIYIPFIETKDDQQYIAWQDVNDPENRLDPETLKPVDIRQDSNYRLAITGDIFRILLTELKDINLNQNVLMKCDIFARMSPDEKHELVEQLQKIDYTVGFCGDGANDCGALKAADVGISLSEAEASVAAPFTSRVFEISCVLDIIKEGRSSLVTSFSCFEYMSLYSAIQFITVTILYKTGTNLGDFQFLYIDLFLILPLAIFMSWSKPYPKLALKRPTANLVSPKILIPLVCNIFLLLVFQILIWSWVKKEPWYVKPIPGSDDEVESSDNTVLFLFSNFQYILIAVILNQGPPYRAPIQKNVPFLLNLVAAIALSTALFFVNVDSGFGELMQLTNLGGYFYYYILILAVLNFVLMVIGERLWFPRFVRVYKRLFHRHKIGKSKKLFKNLRKEFDQIQSV